A genomic stretch from Cydia amplana chromosome 1, ilCydAmpl1.1, whole genome shotgun sequence includes:
- the LOC134651472 gene encoding riboflavin transporter 2 isoform X2 — protein MTDTSSARLNEDRERVPCLSSDSDRTMWGSQRRVLLDVLLACWGVGTWLGVNGLFVQLPLLVERLPEGWALPSSMVLAVQLANLGLVAYALLRRLRPRASDSPYIYGLLVVGTLALALNAFLYEQTVANRSLAFLFLTFFAALVGCTSSVLFYPYLRHFREVYLATYLVGEGLSGFIPAILALIQGIGGEPTCILNDEGTGLVPVYPPPRFDTTVFLVLLSGLSAMSLVSFVIVDRYSGFASERVEPAAAAKDDEATSEPVALHRGRWLFVLVLMAVLNALSNGVLPSVQSYSCMPYGNLAYHLAVTLGAMANPGACLAGVWLAPLPGRVLAALLSAAAVPLAYILATALLSPEPPLYHHAGGAVLVVVAWTLVSGVVSYARMWVYVWARRGGARGMRAAGVATQAGSSLGSVLLYLLVNHAGIFTQPPACPPLS, from the exons GTTGAACGAGGACCGAGAGCGCGTTCCGTGCCTGAGCTCAGACAGCGACCGCACGATGTGGGGATCACAGCGCCGCGTCCTCCTGGACGTCCTGCTGGCCTGCTGGGGCGTAGGCACGTGGCTGGGCGTCAACGGACTCTTCGTCCAGCTGCCGCTGCTAGTGGAGCGGCTGCCCGAGGGCTGGGCGCTGCCTTCGTCCATGGTCTTAGCTGTACAACTGGCCAACTTGGGTTTAGTGGCTTACGCGCTGTTGCGCCGGCTCCGACCGCGAGCTTCCGACTCTCCCTACATATACGGATTGCTAGTTGTGGGAACCCTCGCACTTGCACTCAATGCCTTCCTTTACGAGCAGACTGTCGCAAACCGCTCCCTCGCGTTCCTCTTCTTAACTTTCTTCGCGGCGCTCGTAGGATGTACGAGTTCTGTTTTATTCTATCCGTACTTGAGGCACTTCCGCGAAGTGTATCTCGCGACGTATTTAGTCGGCGAAGGATTGAGCGGATTCATCCCGGCTATCTTAGCTTTGATTCAGGGTATCGGCGGCGAGCCCACGTGCATACTTAACGATGAAGGTACAGGGTTAGTACCGGTCTATCCGCCGCCGCGATTCGACACGACCGTGTTCTTAGTGCTGTTATCAGGCTTGTCAGCGATGAGTTTGGTCAGCTTCGTAATAGTAGATCGATACAGTGGGTTCGCATCGGAGCGTGTGGAACCTGCCGCCGCCGCTAAGGATGATGAAGCGACATCGGAGCCGGTAGCGCTTCATCGCGGACGTTGGCTTTTCGTGTTGGTTCTCATGGCAGTTCTCAACGCGCTTTCAAACGGGGTTCTTCCGTCCGTGCAGTCATACTCGTGCATGCCGTACGGGAACTTGGCGTACCACCTGGCGGTGACGCTGGGCGCGATGGCGAACCCGGGGGCGTGCCTGGCGGGGGTGTGGCTGGCGCCGCTGCCGGGCCGCGTGCTGGCGGCGCTGCTGTCGGCCGCGGCGGTGCCGCTCGCCTACATCCTGGCCACGGCGCTGCTCAGCCCCGAGCCGCCGCTGTACCACCATGCCGGCGGGGCGGTTTTAGTG GTGGTGGCGTGGACGCTGGTGAGCGGGGTGGTGTCGTACGCGCGCATGTGGGTGTACGTGTGGGCGCGGCGGGGGGGCGCGCGCGGCATGCGGGCGGCGGGGGTGGCCACGCAGGCGGGCTCGTCGCTCGGCTCGGTGCTGCTCTACCTGCTCGTCAACCACGCCGGCATCTTCACGCAGCCGCCCGCCTGCCCGCCGCTCAGCTAG
- the LOC134651472 gene encoding riboflavin transporter 2 isoform X4, which yields MWGSQRRVLLDVLLACWGVGTWLGVNGLFVQLPLLVERLPEGWALPSSMVLAVQLANLGLVAYALLRRLRPRASDSPYIYGLLVVGTLALALNAFLYEQTVANRSLAFLFLTFFAALVGCTSSVLFYPYLRHFREVYLATYLVGEGLSGFIPAILALIQGIGGEPTCILNDEGTGLVPVYPPPRFDTTVFLVLLSGLSAMSLVSFVIVDRYSGFASERVEPAAAAKDDEATSEPVALHRGRWLFVLVLMAVLNALSNGVLPSVQSYSCMPYGNLAYHLAVTLGAMANPGACLAGVWLAPLPGRVLAALLSAAAVPLAYILATALLSPEPPLYHHAGGAVLVVVAWTLVSGVVSYARMWVYVWARRGGARGMRAAGVATQAGSSLGSVLLYLLVNHAGIFTQPPACPPLS from the exons ATGTGGGGATCACAGCGCCGCGTCCTCCTGGACGTCCTGCTGGCCTGCTGGGGCGTAGGCACGTGGCTGGGCGTCAACGGACTCTTCGTCCAGCTGCCGCTGCTAGTGGAGCGGCTGCCCGAGGGCTGGGCGCTGCCTTCGTCCATGGTCTTAGCTGTACAACTGGCCAACTTGGGTTTAGTGGCTTACGCGCTGTTGCGCCGGCTCCGACCGCGAGCTTCCGACTCTCCCTACATATACGGATTGCTAGTTGTGGGAACCCTCGCACTTGCACTCAATGCCTTCCTTTACGAGCAGACTGTCGCAAACCGCTCCCTCGCGTTCCTCTTCTTAACTTTCTTCGCGGCGCTCGTAGGATGTACGAGTTCTGTTTTATTCTATCCGTACTTGAGGCACTTCCGCGAAGTGTATCTCGCGACGTATTTAGTCGGCGAAGGATTGAGCGGATTCATCCCGGCTATCTTAGCTTTGATTCAGGGTATCGGCGGCGAGCCCACGTGCATACTTAACGATGAAGGTACAGGGTTAGTACCGGTCTATCCGCCGCCGCGATTCGACACGACCGTGTTCTTAGTGCTGTTATCAGGCTTGTCAGCGATGAGTTTGGTCAGCTTCGTAATAGTAGATCGATACAGTGGGTTCGCATCGGAGCGTGTGGAACCTGCCGCCGCCGCTAAGGATGATGAAGCGACATCGGAGCCGGTAGCGCTTCATCGCGGACGTTGGCTTTTCGTGTTGGTTCTCATGGCAGTTCTCAACGCGCTTTCAAACGGGGTTCTTCCGTCCGTGCAGTCATACTCGTGCATGCCGTACGGGAACTTGGCGTACCACCTGGCGGTGACGCTGGGCGCGATGGCGAACCCGGGGGCGTGCCTGGCGGGGGTGTGGCTGGCGCCGCTGCCGGGCCGCGTGCTGGCGGCGCTGCTGTCGGCCGCGGCGGTGCCGCTCGCCTACATCCTGGCCACGGCGCTGCTCAGCCCCGAGCCGCCGCTGTACCACCATGCCGGCGGGGCGGTTTTAGTG GTGGTGGCGTGGACGCTGGTGAGCGGGGTGGTGTCGTACGCGCGCATGTGGGTGTACGTGTGGGCGCGGCGGGGGGGCGCGCGCGGCATGCGGGCGGCGGGGGTGGCCACGCAGGCGGGCTCGTCGCTCGGCTCGGTGCTGCTCTACCTGCTCGTCAACCACGCCGGCATCTTCACGCAGCCGCCCGCCTGCCCGCCGCTCAGCTAG
- the LOC134651472 gene encoding riboflavin transporter 2 isoform X1 — MVTEGAEDERAGADIETAPASVVELGEALTHAVDRLNEDRERVPCLSSDSDRTMWGSQRRVLLDVLLACWGVGTWLGVNGLFVQLPLLVERLPEGWALPSSMVLAVQLANLGLVAYALLRRLRPRASDSPYIYGLLVVGTLALALNAFLYEQTVANRSLAFLFLTFFAALVGCTSSVLFYPYLRHFREVYLATYLVGEGLSGFIPAILALIQGIGGEPTCILNDEGTGLVPVYPPPRFDTTVFLVLLSGLSAMSLVSFVIVDRYSGFASERVEPAAAAKDDEATSEPVALHRGRWLFVLVLMAVLNALSNGVLPSVQSYSCMPYGNLAYHLAVTLGAMANPGACLAGVWLAPLPGRVLAALLSAAAVPLAYILATALLSPEPPLYHHAGGAVLVVVAWTLVSGVVSYARMWVYVWARRGGARGMRAAGVATQAGSSLGSVLLYLLVNHAGIFTQPPACPPLS; from the exons GTTGAACGAGGACCGAGAGCGCGTTCCGTGCCTGAGCTCAGACAGCGACCGCACGATGTGGGGATCACAGCGCCGCGTCCTCCTGGACGTCCTGCTGGCCTGCTGGGGCGTAGGCACGTGGCTGGGCGTCAACGGACTCTTCGTCCAGCTGCCGCTGCTAGTGGAGCGGCTGCCCGAGGGCTGGGCGCTGCCTTCGTCCATGGTCTTAGCTGTACAACTGGCCAACTTGGGTTTAGTGGCTTACGCGCTGTTGCGCCGGCTCCGACCGCGAGCTTCCGACTCTCCCTACATATACGGATTGCTAGTTGTGGGAACCCTCGCACTTGCACTCAATGCCTTCCTTTACGAGCAGACTGTCGCAAACCGCTCCCTCGCGTTCCTCTTCTTAACTTTCTTCGCGGCGCTCGTAGGATGTACGAGTTCTGTTTTATTCTATCCGTACTTGAGGCACTTCCGCGAAGTGTATCTCGCGACGTATTTAGTCGGCGAAGGATTGAGCGGATTCATCCCGGCTATCTTAGCTTTGATTCAGGGTATCGGCGGCGAGCCCACGTGCATACTTAACGATGAAGGTACAGGGTTAGTACCGGTCTATCCGCCGCCGCGATTCGACACGACCGTGTTCTTAGTGCTGTTATCAGGCTTGTCAGCGATGAGTTTGGTCAGCTTCGTAATAGTAGATCGATACAGTGGGTTCGCATCGGAGCGTGTGGAACCTGCCGCCGCCGCTAAGGATGATGAAGCGACATCGGAGCCGGTAGCGCTTCATCGCGGACGTTGGCTTTTCGTGTTGGTTCTCATGGCAGTTCTCAACGCGCTTTCAAACGGGGTTCTTCCGTCCGTGCAGTCATACTCGTGCATGCCGTACGGGAACTTGGCGTACCACCTGGCGGTGACGCTGGGCGCGATGGCGAACCCGGGGGCGTGCCTGGCGGGGGTGTGGCTGGCGCCGCTGCCGGGCCGCGTGCTGGCGGCGCTGCTGTCGGCCGCGGCGGTGCCGCTCGCCTACATCCTGGCCACGGCGCTGCTCAGCCCCGAGCCGCCGCTGTACCACCATGCCGGCGGGGCGGTTTTAGTG GTGGTGGCGTGGACGCTGGTGAGCGGGGTGGTGTCGTACGCGCGCATGTGGGTGTACGTGTGGGCGCGGCGGGGGGGCGCGCGCGGCATGCGGGCGGCGGGGGTGGCCACGCAGGCGGGCTCGTCGCTCGGCTCGGTGCTGCTCTACCTGCTCGTCAACCACGCCGGCATCTTCACGCAGCCGCCCGCCTGCCCGCCGCTCAGCTAG
- the LOC134651472 gene encoding riboflavin transporter 2 isoform X3, which produces MSDGLNEDRERVPCLSSDSDRTMWGSQRRVLLDVLLACWGVGTWLGVNGLFVQLPLLVERLPEGWALPSSMVLAVQLANLGLVAYALLRRLRPRASDSPYIYGLLVVGTLALALNAFLYEQTVANRSLAFLFLTFFAALVGCTSSVLFYPYLRHFREVYLATYLVGEGLSGFIPAILALIQGIGGEPTCILNDEGTGLVPVYPPPRFDTTVFLVLLSGLSAMSLVSFVIVDRYSGFASERVEPAAAAKDDEATSEPVALHRGRWLFVLVLMAVLNALSNGVLPSVQSYSCMPYGNLAYHLAVTLGAMANPGACLAGVWLAPLPGRVLAALLSAAAVPLAYILATALLSPEPPLYHHAGGAVLVVVAWTLVSGVVSYARMWVYVWARRGGARGMRAAGVATQAGSSLGSVLLYLLVNHAGIFTQPPACPPLS; this is translated from the exons GTTGAACGAGGACCGAGAGCGCGTTCCGTGCCTGAGCTCAGACAGCGACCGCACGATGTGGGGATCACAGCGCCGCGTCCTCCTGGACGTCCTGCTGGCCTGCTGGGGCGTAGGCACGTGGCTGGGCGTCAACGGACTCTTCGTCCAGCTGCCGCTGCTAGTGGAGCGGCTGCCCGAGGGCTGGGCGCTGCCTTCGTCCATGGTCTTAGCTGTACAACTGGCCAACTTGGGTTTAGTGGCTTACGCGCTGTTGCGCCGGCTCCGACCGCGAGCTTCCGACTCTCCCTACATATACGGATTGCTAGTTGTGGGAACCCTCGCACTTGCACTCAATGCCTTCCTTTACGAGCAGACTGTCGCAAACCGCTCCCTCGCGTTCCTCTTCTTAACTTTCTTCGCGGCGCTCGTAGGATGTACGAGTTCTGTTTTATTCTATCCGTACTTGAGGCACTTCCGCGAAGTGTATCTCGCGACGTATTTAGTCGGCGAAGGATTGAGCGGATTCATCCCGGCTATCTTAGCTTTGATTCAGGGTATCGGCGGCGAGCCCACGTGCATACTTAACGATGAAGGTACAGGGTTAGTACCGGTCTATCCGCCGCCGCGATTCGACACGACCGTGTTCTTAGTGCTGTTATCAGGCTTGTCAGCGATGAGTTTGGTCAGCTTCGTAATAGTAGATCGATACAGTGGGTTCGCATCGGAGCGTGTGGAACCTGCCGCCGCCGCTAAGGATGATGAAGCGACATCGGAGCCGGTAGCGCTTCATCGCGGACGTTGGCTTTTCGTGTTGGTTCTCATGGCAGTTCTCAACGCGCTTTCAAACGGGGTTCTTCCGTCCGTGCAGTCATACTCGTGCATGCCGTACGGGAACTTGGCGTACCACCTGGCGGTGACGCTGGGCGCGATGGCGAACCCGGGGGCGTGCCTGGCGGGGGTGTGGCTGGCGCCGCTGCCGGGCCGCGTGCTGGCGGCGCTGCTGTCGGCCGCGGCGGTGCCGCTCGCCTACATCCTGGCCACGGCGCTGCTCAGCCCCGAGCCGCCGCTGTACCACCATGCCGGCGGGGCGGTTTTAGTG GTGGTGGCGTGGACGCTGGTGAGCGGGGTGGTGTCGTACGCGCGCATGTGGGTGTACGTGTGGGCGCGGCGGGGGGGCGCGCGCGGCATGCGGGCGGCGGGGGTGGCCACGCAGGCGGGCTCGTCGCTCGGCTCGGTGCTGCTCTACCTGCTCGTCAACCACGCCGGCATCTTCACGCAGCCGCCCGCCTGCCCGCCGCTCAGCTAG